The following is a genomic window from Bradysia coprophila strain Holo2 chromosome IV unlocalized genomic scaffold, BU_Bcop_v1 contig_5, whole genome shotgun sequence.
CGGTTAATACATAATACGAAAGTCTatgtacataatgcgaaagtcgatgtacataatgcgaaagtcaaaTCTTGTCAAGATGTTTACTTTGATCAATATTGAACAAAccgtgcgccagtgctctgATTAATGTTAACATACAAAGTTAATGACGAATAATTCAAaggatattgttgttgtttttacgtCTGGTTGTTGTGATGGTtgataatattaatattttcttataccagggggctgccgcccctggacccccgcaaatGTCAGCTTATTTTGGTTTAATTCATCATACGATAACGCATTTCTTCGAGTTTATGTGcctcaattacaattttcgtagttctcGTGATAAAAAGTTATGTGGATCACACGGGACgacgtaaagaaattcaacctgtgcgattgcggcccttgccttcggcgcgggcagcaactctcgcacacggttgaatttctttactttcgtcccttgtgatccaaataactattgactgggacgatgacttttaaaactgtATTGCTGCATGCATACACAATAGATGTCTATGAGTGGAGTACAAGTTGCAAGTTGAAAGCGGTAACTTTAAACTTTCACTtcgattcaaatgaaaaatcattcgtTAACAGGTAATAACTCCTCCATTTAGTATGGGTCTGTGAAATCGGTACCACCAAAATTAGAATGAAATGCCCGACCTGCACATGTGCGACACAAGCCCCTACCATGTCTGTGAGACTTAAACGGGTAACGGGTAAACGGGCCAAGTGGCCGATCCGTTGATACCCTGCACATGTGCGACATGTGTTCTGTTagttccatttaaaaaaattaacttgaGAACCctttatcatcatcatcaatcatttttatagaatttttggATAGGCGTTAGAGGTATTCACAGAAATTTATTGTAGATTCGCATAAGAGATCTTCTGTAAcgagcagaaaaaaaaatccggaatAAGTTTGTTCCGAAAATTCCTAAATATcagtgaatgaatgaacgcTGCAATTCTTCGAACCTCAATACTTCCCAGGTATGTATTCTACAGCTTTGGTCGGGCAAGTGCGATTATTTCAATATTAGggaaacaatcaaacaaagaaaatggaaatcatCCTCCTGAGGAGCGACACAGCTGTGAATATGATTCCAGTTGTCAAATTAGATAGTGAAGAAACATGACCTCCCCGACCGTTACCACTTGcaaaaatgtactatttcgaAGACATTTGACGGTTTTTTCCGTTACCTTCTGGACTTTTGGGATTATTGAGGTGGTAGTATGTTGGTTCCtacaattacattttcaaaatcctGAAGCTGTAGAACGGTGAAGTTTGTGGAGTGTGGCACAATCTTCCCAGTTGTACAGCTTCAGAATTTTGAAGATTTAAAAAGGGTTTAGTTTTGGACTTTTGGGATTAATGAGGTTCCTATAATTCACTCACTCCACATGGTCCACTGTCTTCCACTTAAAGAAGTCAGGATTTGTAcggttttttatgtttttagccccgtacgaagtacaaaggggcttataggattacgatgccgtgtgtaattgatggaattcgaagcagacggtaagggaaaagtgtttgcctatgttcatagatgacgaatccgcaataaaaattttgtctgtccgtctgtccgtcacgtcgatatcttgagtaaatcaaatccaatttcaaaaattttccttgaaagatagtcgaaatagtgaggctaagttcgaagatgggcatattcgggtcggccctttatgagttagggccacctaagtgatttaaggtcttttggtgatatttatggcaaaattaacgatggaaatgtaaacgacacggcaaatgataggtattgttaataccaatccaggaatcTGGGtgaaaatcgggtgagtggaccgtgagttagggccttagaagtgaaatgctactagggccctatgtgtattttacatagaactcgagtaaatttcatccgtttttcgtaatttttgtttgatttggaaggtaatcgaaggccgaatagaatgttgttgaaaaaaaaaaattgggtccttggactaagccgctactagggccctatgtgttttttacatacaactcgagtaaatttcattcgtttttcgtaattttggtttcatttggaaggtaatcaaaggccgaatagaatgtagttgaaaaaaattttaaatttgggtcctcggactgaggccgatactaggccctatgagtatttatactcaaaaaattaaaatcttagggcgatttgaaatttttgtttcatttgaaaggaacgtcgtacggggcttcgtaattgcgctatgcgcaatttttaagatgtacacattccataataattttactttaactacattaaccggcgcaataggcttacggtcaaagtagggtgacagacgcactagggtcacgtacgcaatagatatacgggtttgtacggggctcagtcgcagcaaacgctccgactgttctgatggctcgttttttttttggatccCTTCTGGGCTTTTGGGTCTATATAGGTGATAGTGGGCTTTATCACCTAACATGGTCCAATACATTCCCAGTCCCCTGAAActatatcagttgttttgctAGCATgcacaaggacttgcgtcacgttTCCCTTTGTAAGTTAGGAATTTTAactgattaaatttaactttcaaTTGCAAATACTTTAAGTAAgtgacaaatatttatctTACATTCACTGTCGGACGAGGAGTTTTAGACACAAAACCGAGCACGAAACACAGTAATTACAGATGTGCATTCTGTTGCACATTTGACTTCTTATAATGTGCAatatttaaacttttatttcaatttttttctttttcttattatGAAAGAGTATTTTTATACAATCATTGTCATTCTTCTCACAAATTACCATGGTAATAACGCACAATCTTAGCATATTATGAAGAAATTGTTTAACTTATGGAAACAATAATTACTTTTGCAAACAAATCTAGAAAACATTTACTGGAAAACAATCGCATTTAAAACAACCGAGTGAAATGtaatcataaaatattgaacaaaaatgcaTTGAACAGCACagcaaaaattatgttcaatCGAAAGTGAATTTTAGTATTTCCCGTGTTACAGGGCACCTCGCCTGGATTCGATCTGCAAACACAGACTTCAATCTCCCGTCCATCCTGATATTCTGAATAGCAACCCGATTTTGCAGCTCCTTCGTTTTCTACTGTGACCTTGGTGCACATGTACGTTATGTTTTCCACTAAAACGCGaggagaaaattttattttaaaatcattaaacaaaaactctcTGGGCAAGAAAAACCGGCACAACcaggaaaatatttcataagAAATTAATAGAccattttgacatttgaaacttaagtgaggttacgtctgaaagtacaGTAACTTGAAGATGAATGAATTATAGATTTGGAAGCTGCGAAATTGAGGTCACAGTTTTGTAATAAAAGCAAACTCTCAAGTTCTtcgagcaacaagctttggtAACTGCTTTTATGACTTTTCACCTTCGGCTCAGATATTCAACTACACccgtcgaaaaacagttaccgaagaaACTTGCTCAAAtacacacgagtgagtttgcgagtcTCAGAACGTTGTTTCCGAAGTTACGATGGAAGGAGCACCTGGTTTACTACCTGTTCCATGCTAAAGTTGattttcacataaaagttcaagaaaaatgaaccgaaaatcgTTTACACGTAATGGGTCATTTTCATAGGGGACGCATTGCTATGTAAtgatcaactttcgcatggagcaggtggtaaaatatttattcctTTTTTCACTTACGGGCATTATTGTAGTAATATGAATACTtcacacaaacattttctggtgTCATCCGACAAGCAATGTCACCTCTGGACAGATCCGTCCACATGTATGTTATGTTCGGTAACCGACTATtttctaagaaaaaaaaacaatttccactcattctgcacatcgttaaaataatcaaaatatttacctGTCGCAACAAGTGGACGAGTACACGGAACATCGGCTCCCCTTGTGACCTCATCACAAGTGGCATTCAAATACGTACTGTTGGCGTTAAATTTGGATCCGAGCCAAGTGAATCGAAAGCAATATGGGTCGTCGATTTGTTGCTCTGTTTAATGATTTTTGCAcatcatttcgagaaaaacacattttccatgGCTGTTACTTACGGGCTACAGCAATGGAAATTAACAGTAAAGCTATCCAACAATCGTACATAATTCAATTCTGATACGTTCAATATATTGGAAAGACAGACACAGCGACTATTGTCTCCaaagtgaaaaatgtaatCGGAAAAACCTAGCACCTAAATAGGTTAAATTATACCTGTACTGTGGTCGATTGAGAGTAAATTTACCAATTTCCTGTATCAAGAATGCAATAAATTGTTGCCGTTCACCGATAAAGAAACTTCCAAGAGTTCTTCGATGTTCTTCAAAAGAATGGAGATATGTAGCTCGTGTTAGTTTGCAAGAGGAACTTTCTTGGAGATGTTATGAAGACCCACAATTCACCCAGCTTTCAAATTCAAGTATTTGAAGGAGAGAGcgagacagatagatagagcCAGTATTTTATGTAACATTTTCGTACCAAAAAGCTTTTAAATATGAAATGATCGTGCCAGCAGGTCTAACAATTGTCAAGTCATTTCAAGTTTTAAGACTTTCAATTTAGTCTTATCTTATCTCTTGTTCtgttttttattcgaattctcattaaattgtaattaattgaCGCATTTTTCTCGGAGAATGCCTTGTTCAGTTTGGGTATTCTACCAAACATGCAATGAATCATTACAAGCGGTTGATTTTCGAAGTAGTAGATCGAGGTTGAATGCCTCTGACATTTGTAAGGTTTAATGATTACTATTGACTGTAGTTAATAACTGAATAATGTAGCACTAGCACATTGGAAGTCAGTCTTCACGACCATGACTTTccgacaaaaatttcgactctacTTGAGGACAAAATCGACAAACTAGGACTTATAAAGAcgtgtgaggtatgtctgaaTAGGTAATCTCATGGGGAATCATAGACGGTAAGCTTTCTAAAATTGCTTGAAAAATACTCGGTGATCATTAGAAGGGGCCGTGCCTATTTATTCTATTCTTGTATGAGTGGATAACCTGGAAAAAGttacttatttcaaagtcgccgactgtagGTTTCAAAAGTGTGggttttttgttatttgtttaccgatcggagaaaataggaatttCCAACAAGAGTGATATTTCTTCGaaaggtgaacacaacgtttttcatgcgtgcATATTGTGTCTTGCTTCCCGGAGCGAAAGCATCGATTCTCCAtgctattttcgaaaacataatcaaagtgacagttcgacagtgttatgatgaaagaagaagaaatattttgagaagTATCTCAAGACAACTTATAAtagactggtcttcggtcctctcgctctcaacgtaacatgttgaaagagaaagcaatattttgacaagtaccccaatgcaatttataatttactAGTCTTCGGTTCACTCGccctgatcataacagtctattttcgaaaacataatcaaagtgacagttcgaatAGGAAAAGTTCGATTTTCTCACCCTGTGAGAGAAAGTACATCACTTTTCTTCAGACACTAATGTTCTcctaattttttcaaattttcataattttttcaatttttttcaaattttcgtaattatttcaattttcccaaattttttcaattttctcaaaattggtgCCTgcttttctcactagaaatgtcattcgatcATTCGTCGAGAATGCGaaactttttcgaaattgttGTCTAGCATCTTCTCATCAATGACATAAGGAATATATTACATGTCCACAAGCATACCATAACACTTAGCCATAATGATCCTCTGATGGTCCGCTGCTAGAGCGTAAcgttaatagttatttaagtAACAAGAATCGTACAGAGGTAAATTATCGCACTAGATATCAGATGTCAATCGGAGGCGAGGCCAAGGTTGACAAGACATCGTGGGCTCGCCCAACATGTGATGAATCTTTTTACAGGGGACAAATTGCTATAGAAAGCTCAACTTTCGTAggccaacaaaaaaaaaacatttttcgaaatgtaGCAACCCCACTCGATTTTCGGCTAAAAGTTCTCATGTACAGGCttttacatttcaaatgtctcactgtcatttttttcaaagaatgccattgtgaattcgcaatgacacaatgaaattctcagaaaaatttgacagtgagacatttgaaatgtcaaacacTGTAAATTTGATAATGTTCTAGTCTTGTACGTCTTCTCGAACCTGCTTCACAGGCAATATTAATCTACGATACGATCCTCaatacaaattaaattgatcATAGCAGTGTGTTTTATCGGCTACAATCGCTTACAAAAACGACATAAATCAATAATCGTAGCAGCATTCTGTCTAAATCCGATTTTACAGATTAGGATTTGAATTGCATATAATTGGGTACTACCATGTAAAATGgcaacattaaaatattttgtgggAGATTAGTCATACAGGTGAAAAACGCCGATTACACAGAACGTACAAACTCGTAAATTCTCGTTACAACGTATGAGTAAAGAAAACGCACATGAggcaatattttattattaatgttATTGGATCTGGTAAATATACTGTCTTATCTTATCTTGAAACACCGACACCTACCTACCTACATCTCCCAATAATTTTATCTAATCGCTTTGCGTTTCGAATGTGTGTAAGTTATTCGAAAGCTAAACGAAtgttttgaaacaatttcgcTCGATTTATCCACCAAACACAAGCGTATATCAGACATCAGAAATATATATTACAGTGAATTCGTACAACGAATCTTATCTTATCTGAACTAGAGCATAAAAATTGATAACACTTCTGTGTGTAGCAAAGGGTGAGGCAATCCAATCCACCTTACTTtatcaaacgaaaaatttactcgaAACGAAACCACGCTATCGCGGACAAGTgaaaaaacgacgaaatttttcacggtatttttcaaaaaagaaatattttcctcaTCTGTGAACTATTGGCGTACCGTTACAAAGGGATTACagtgaaattgtgaaaatgactGGAAAAGGTGATGGACAAGGTGAAAGTGTGGCTAAGCTGGAGAAAAGTATTGGATGCATAAAGTACACATTGTTCTGTTTCAATGTAGTCGCATGGGTGAGTAATTCGTTTTGGTTTTATGCTCCGCGATCGACTACAGTTTGATGAAATCGTTGATTGTGTAAAACTCATTAAATTCCTAATTGATACAGATGCCACACCCATTTGTAATggaatgaaaatcaattttgttttattctaaaatgttaaaaaaaaatatttttatgaaaatggtAAGCCATTTTAACTCCACCTTTCCAGTTTGTCCGTGTAACATATTGAAAAGAATTATGACTCATCTGATAATCTTTGATAAGCAATACTTTATGTAAAgacaaaatttctttgttcgAATCGGACGTCTTGTCTTGAGAATAGGTGaagaaatttctgaaaataatttcttcaaaatgACTCATCAATATTTGGGTTCAGACAAAAATTCGCCCACTTTCACCACCGttcgaaaattatatttcagtAGCTCTCTTAGACATTATGTGGTGATATGCCATCCAGACGGCACGCTATTGCTAGACGATAGCATATTATAAACATattatgaagtaatagattcattTATTTCTAAGTTAAAATCTTCATTTTAGCCATAGATAAGTGCCAATTGCATATATTTTCACTAGGgtgtgtcaaattttcgaaaacgttAACCTGGTCTTCTGAACCCACATAGTCCTACACAGTGAGTTCTATAGAAAATTCAgaagcaaaagaaaaactttttttaaatatcggTTAGTAGTGGCCCACCCAAggcgattttttgaaaatttccaagttttccGAAGTGAGTTTCTGACGGATCTTTCGATTTCACAAATAAGGTCCCTGACCATGATGTGCGGATGCGAAAACCTGATCGTGATTTGCTTATGcaacatgtaaaataaaatataccGCAAATCACGGTTATGTTGGATCTTGATTTGCGGTATAATTTGTATGACGCTTTAGATACCACCAAATATCGGTCTCTAttgaatttcatataaaataccaCAGATCACGGACACCATAACGCAAATCTCgatccaattaaaaaattaaacttagttaaagaaattctttaaatatcgattaatttttgattaattgcGAAGCCAAATGTTCAATCTTCATAATAAAGTTAACCATTACTCCTGGATGTCAAAGGATTTCAAGAAAACGACgtacaaagttaaaaattgtcacaataCCACACATCATGGTCAGACCTTAATCAAATTGaggggaaaacaggaaaattacaaattgtgACAACAACAACTTTTACATCGTTAACTATTTGCAACAACAATTTACATCTTAGCGTAAGATTTATATACAAGaaaattgcacaaaaaaaggaaatctcCTTGTTTTTCTGACTCCCGGTTACCGATCCACGGACCTAATTTTCAAAGACCTCAGATTTTCTGATTAGCCTATTCAATATCTATCATTTGACATATAGCACATCAATGTTGAGTACAGGCTGTTTTGCTGACACCGGGCACACTGGCTATTAATCTTCGATCTCGTCAATATCTATCATTACATTTGTCATATCGTGAATCAATTTTGCGCATATATTTCCAGAAATAATGGTCAAAACAAGCGAAAGACGTAGTTCTCACGCTGAGGCcaattttgtcaataattggatattttgttttgtctcgtTAATACCTCTCATTCGACGTATTGGGCATCAATATTGACAATCGCAACCTCAAGCTCTTTTGCTTACTTGCTCGCCACTACTGATCGACCAGATCTTAGATATTTTGATTcatctcgtcaatacctttcatttaacCCATAGCCATCAATTTTGAGCGAAATTGTTATCACAATTTGAGTGTTTAAAAATCTTTAGCTGGTTTCCCGTTCTCCCGCACCTCCCAAGGCGTTTTCACGCAAAACGGTTTTGAATTATGTCTTACTCATTGTGTAGACATTTTGATAGGGAGGTAACTCCCTATCAGTTACCGAAGCAACTTGCTTAATAAAACACAATTGAGTTTGCGAGCATCAGAAAGTTGTTCTTGAAATAATGGGTGTAGCACCATCCAAAGGTTTATTGCCTGCCCTAAAGGTATTTCACCTGTAATGGGTCATTTTCGCAGGGTACAAACTACTATGTATTACATAGTATGAAACAGCAACCAAATTCTATGCATGATTTATAGAACCGTCGTAACgagtttatgaatttttgaactTGTTAAATCCTTCCAATCTGAATGAACGATAGAGTAAACATATTAACCAAATCGAAATTCTGTAACTAGCTTTGTGGTGCTGGACTTTTTGGATTGACATTATGGATCAGAGCCGAACCCGGTTTCGAGGAATGGATCGCCATATTGGACATTTATGCCTACTACATTGGCATTTACATTCTAATTTTCGGAAGCATTATTGTTATGGTCGTCTCATTTTTGGGTTGTTGTAGTGCCTTGATGGAACATACATTGGCGCTTTTCATTGTAAGTTTTAAATGATTCTCTGTTCTACGTATACAATGATGCTCGCAACGTGCCTCGAACTCAATTTAGTAAAGAAAACCAAGAGGATGGTACAGTATTTCCATGTTTCAGTTCATAGGCACCCAAGTACTTGCCTTCATCGTAAGTGTTGCCGGAGCAGCAATTCTGTTAGATCACAGTACGATCAATTCAAGCATTCAACCAATGATTCGTCGAACTCTTCGCCAATTGATCATGACTTCGGAATGGCCTTCATCTGCTGCCACTCTAAAAATGATTCAAGAAAATGTAAGAATTCGGAAGAAGAATTCGGTTTGATGTTAATGCCCTCTGATGTTGATTGTTATTTAGATCGGATGTTGTGGAGCTGATGGATCAAATGATTATATGCTTTTGAGGCAACCACTTCCTTCCACTTGCCGAGACACTGTCACTGGCAATGCATTCTTCCACGGATGTGTTGATGAATTGACTTGGTTTTTGGAAGACAAATCAGGATGGGTTGCTGGATTAGCAATGGCACTGGCAACAATTCAAGTAAGttcattgaaaaacaaaacaagaaacATAGAAACGAAgagtaaatttcaatttgattttattgtattgCCTCAGGTCGTCAATGCAGTCCTGAGCATAGTTTTGGTTCAAGCGCttaagaaagaagaagaagaggcCCGAACTTACAGACATTAGATTTAAATtcggtgaacattttcataaatttagcATTGTAAGTCTAAAGTACGAATATACATCGTGAATGTGGAGTCATTtatgttgaataaatttttaataaaacaaaaccgTAGATCTTTGCAGTAAAACATTTCTAACCAAAGTATTATGAGTCTGGAGTCGGAGTTTCACGGACTGAAAAATGATCTATGTACCACCTCAATCCTTTTGAAATAATGCTGATCCCAAACTCCTAGCATAAAAGATACACGAAAACACCAGTCAGCCACCAGTCGACGGCAATACCAAGAATAAACGATGAGTTCTGTTTAACGTTTCCCTACGTAGTAAAATGCaagtttaacaaatgaagtagcagattcgataattatacTCGTGATATGCTTCCTTTATGTGAAAGATCAAGATAATTCGTATGATTCCGAACTTGGAATACTTGTACTCAAGCCCTCCAATTGCTAGAATtcttcacaaatattttgtaaaagattgCATCTATTGTGATGGAATGGTGTGGATACTTACGGCCCAAGGTGTCCTTTACTCACCAGCTCTAACAACCTCACTCCACAAGCTGTAGCAAAATCAATTGTCTATCAATGTAAGGAAGAGTCTGAAAGGTCagattttcgatgttaggcaatttCGGCAGGGACACCCTCTACGGGCACCTTCATCATGTCCGGaacgatagcggaggacttgacgcagtctaacttccaaaaaaagaacgaagaattttttttgagacgcggcaatcatgtccggagcgatagcggaggacttgacgcagtctaaattccaaaaaaagaacgaagaaattttttttagacgcggcaactatatataggcgagaatttaagtttctttcctttggcctgtatcaccacaaatcctattatatcttattcgcgcttcaaatacgagcaaaacgagctatcactcgactatgtaactttaaaattgccgtagatacatcgttttgaagttggtcattttgatagaaaatgcaccaaattaacgttttgcaaacaatcaaaatctttcaacttactctgtatgtttctatctatctgtctatctgtctatctgtctatctatcgacggtcgatctcggaaactagtcagccaatcttcatgaaattttgcaggaacctcagggtgggcataaaaatgaaaatgtgatacgccattaccccaggaaaaaccagaattttgttttattggcctcgaagtggtttctgagtgtggttttcgagggtcgggaacgcgttttcggctgtagcttagctatattgaaacctacagaggcgtgcgacccatcaaatgaaaggtattcgtaacacgattcgaacaaaaaaataattaaaaaaatcggggcagattcgtttgagctagagtgattagagtgaccaaattttgagctactcgagcgtaggatgaaaggactaatattttttttgggttatgagagatagagaattactttcttcggcaaagtctcagagttttacgagtagaacagaggggcatatgtaaaaaatgtcgaaagttggaaatgggtgggtcaattagggttttagaggtatttcttgaatggtgacagatagagagttactttcttcggcaaagtctcagagttttacgagtagaacagaggggcatatgtgaaaaatgtcgaaagttggaaatgggtgggtcaattagggttttagaggtatttcttgaatggtgacagatagagagttactttcgtcaaattttcgaatttcgtcaaattttcgaatttcgtcaaatttcgtcaaattttcgaatttcgttaaattttcgaatttcgttaaattttcgaatttcgtcaaatttcgtcaaattttcgaatttcgtcaaattttcgaatttcgtcaaattttcgaatttcgttaaattttcgaatttcgtcaaattttcaaattttcgaatttcgtcaaattttcgaatttcgtcaaattttcgaatttcgttaaattttcgaatttcgtcaaattttcgaatttcgtcaaattttcgaatttcgttaaatttcgtcaaattttcgaatttcgtcaaatttcgcaaaattgtcgcatttcgtcaaatttcgtcaaattttcgaatttcgtcaaattttcgaatttcgttaaatttcgtcaaattttcgaatttcg
Proteins encoded in this region:
- the LOC119071591 gene encoding uncharacterized protein LOC119071591, with product MYDCWIALLLISIAVAQQQIDDPYCFRFTWLGSKFNANSTYLNATCDEVTRGADVPCTRPLVATENSRLPNITYMWTDLSRGDIACRMTPENVCVKYSYYYNNALENITYMCTKVTVENEGAAKSGCYSEYQDGREIEVCVCRSNPGEVPCNTGNTKIHFRLNIIFAVLFNAFLFNIL
- the LOC119071583 gene encoding tetraspanin-2A; translated protein: MTGKGDGQGESVAKLEKSIGCIKYTLFCFNVVAWLCGAGLFGLTLWIRAEPGFEEWIAILDIYAYYIGIYILIFGSIIVMVVSFLGCCSALMEHTLALFIFIGTQVLAFIVSVAGAAILLDHSTINSSIQPMIRRTLRQLIMTSEWPSSAATLKMIQENIGCCGADGSNDYMLLRQPLPSTCRDTVTGNAFFHGCVDELTWFLEDKSGWVAGLAMALATIQVVNAVLSIVLVQALKKEEEEARTYRH